The Paracoccus liaowanqingii genome window below encodes:
- a CDS encoding SDR family oxidoreductase, whose product MKTALVTGGAQGIGRGIVLRLRGDGWRVAVLDLDREALDEMQAGDADLLCHAVDVGDEGQVAKAARAVADWIGPQGLDLLVSNAGISDPVSGPLEDLSLADWRRWQDSHVTGAFLTIRALLPLLRQARGSIVTMASTRALQSEPDCEAYAAAKGALVAMTHALAVSLGPEVRANCILPGWIETGPWQKSANRSASAHSDRDRDQHPVGRVGRVEDIAGLVAWLASDEAGFVTGQRFVVDGGMSVRMIYED is encoded by the coding sequence ATGAAAACCGCCCTCGTCACCGGCGGTGCCCAAGGCATCGGCCGTGGCATCGTCTTGCGCCTGCGAGGCGACGGTTGGCGGGTCGCTGTCCTTGATCTGGACCGCGAGGCGCTGGACGAGATGCAGGCCGGCGATGCCGACCTTCTGTGCCACGCGGTCGATGTCGGGGACGAGGGGCAGGTGGCCAAGGCCGCCCGTGCCGTCGCGGACTGGATCGGGCCGCAGGGTCTGGATCTGCTGGTGTCCAATGCCGGGATCTCGGATCCGGTCAGTGGACCGCTGGAGGATCTGTCGCTGGCCGACTGGCGCCGTTGGCAGGACAGCCACGTGACGGGCGCCTTCCTGACCATCCGCGCCCTGCTGCCGCTGCTGCGGCAGGCCAGGGGCAGCATCGTCACCATGGCCTCGACCCGCGCGTTGCAATCGGAACCCGATTGCGAGGCCTATGCCGCCGCCAAGGGCGCGCTGGTCGCGATGACCCATGCGCTGGCGGTCAGTCTGGGCCCCGAGGTGCGCGCGAACTGCATCCTGCCCGGCTGGATCGAGACCGGACCGTGGCAGAAATCTGCAAACCGCAGCGCGTCGGCGCATTCCGACCGCGACCGGGACCAGCACCCGGTGGGCCGTGTCGGCCGGGTCGAGGATATCGCCGGGCTGGTGGCTTGGCTCGCCTCGGACGAGGCGGGGTTCGTCACCGGGCAGCGCTTCGTCGTCGATGGCGGGATGAGCGTCCGGATGATCTACGAGGACTGA
- a CDS encoding antibiotic ABC transporter codes for MTQFSRMAIEAQMVIGMRMAGMMGLITQSPGEPFRMIAEKQAAASEAMFAMASAGMRGHSTERMLSAGMRPYGRRTRANSRRLTLVK; via the coding sequence GTGACCCAGTTCTCGCGCATGGCGATCGAGGCGCAGATGGTCATCGGCATGCGGATGGCCGGCATGATGGGCCTGATCACCCAGTCCCCCGGAGAGCCGTTCCGCATGATCGCGGAAAAACAGGCTGCCGCGTCCGAGGCGATGTTCGCGATGGCCAGCGCGGGCATGCGTGGCCACAGCACCGAACGGATGCTGTCCGCGGGCATGCGCCCCTATGGCCGCCGCACCCGGGCCAATTCGCGCCGCCTGACGCTGGTCAAGTGA
- the pyrC gene encoding dihydroorotase has protein sequence MTQTLTLRRPDDWHLHLRDGAMLAAVAPQSAGFGRAIIMPNLVPPVTTGAQAAAYRDRIRAALPPGAALDPQMTLYLTDTTEAADVIAAFDAGIIRAVKLYPAGATTNSASGVTDVDRVRPVLEAMAHSGVTLCVHGEVTDPAIDIFDREAVFIDTVLDPLRRKVPGLRVVMEHITTAEGVAYARAGGEDLAATITTHHLVINRNAILAGGIRPHYYCLPVAKRESHRLALRAAATSGEATFFLGTDSAPHTDAAKLQPCGCAGCFTAPNTLSILAQVFQDDGALDRLEAFASLNGAAFYRLPPNEDRVTLTRRDTPVAYPTQITAGDETVTVFDPGFPLHWHPEDA, from the coding sequence ATGACCCAGACCCTGACCCTCCGCCGCCCGGACGACTGGCACCTGCACCTGCGCGACGGCGCGATGCTGGCGGCCGTCGCCCCGCAGTCCGCAGGCTTCGGCCGCGCGATCATCATGCCGAACCTGGTGCCTCCGGTCACGACCGGCGCGCAGGCCGCGGCCTATCGCGACCGCATCCGCGCCGCCCTGCCGCCGGGGGCCGCGCTGGACCCGCAGATGACGCTGTACCTGACCGACACGACGGAGGCGGCGGACGTGATCGCGGCCTTCGATGCCGGCATCATCCGGGCGGTCAAGCTGTACCCGGCGGGCGCCACCACGAACAGCGCCTCGGGCGTGACCGATGTCGACCGCGTCCGCCCGGTGCTGGAGGCGATGGCGCATTCGGGCGTGACGCTCTGCGTGCATGGCGAGGTGACCGACCCGGCCATCGACATCTTCGACCGAGAGGCCGTGTTCATCGACACCGTCCTGGACCCGCTGCGCCGCAAGGTGCCGGGCCTGCGGGTGGTGATGGAACATATCACCACCGCCGAAGGCGTGGCCTATGCCCGCGCGGGCGGCGAGGATCTGGCCGCGACGATCACGACGCATCACCTGGTCATCAACCGCAATGCGATCCTGGCGGGCGGCATCCGGCCCCATTACTACTGCCTGCCCGTCGCCAAGCGCGAATCCCACCGGCTGGCCCTGCGCGCGGCCGCGACCTCGGGCGAGGCGACGTTCTTCCTGGGCACCGACAGCGCCCCCCATACCGATGCCGCGAAACTGCAGCCCTGCGGCTGCGCCGGCTGCTTCACCGCGCCCAACACCCTGTCGATCCTGGCGCAGGTGTTCCAGGATGACGGCGCGCTGGACCGGCTAGAGGCCTTCGCCAGCCTGAACGGCGCCGCCTTCTATCGCCTGCCTCCGAACGAGGACCGAGTCACCCTGACCCGCCGCGACACGCCCGTCGCCTATCCCACCCAGATCACCGCGGGCGACGAGACGGTCACCGTCTTCGACCCCGGTTTCCCCCTGCACTGGCATCCGGAGGACGCATGA
- a CDS encoding orotate phosphoribosyltransferase, with amino-acid sequence MSLTFPARDEIARLTARTLLEIKAVDFNAAQPFTYASGLKGPTYVDCRRIISFPRVRATLMDFMAATVMRDAGFEAFDNVAGGETAGIPFGALMAERLGLPMTYVRKKPKGYGRNARIEGVMTEGQRVLLVEDLTTDGGSKLSFVDAIRETGATCAHTAVIFYYGIFPETVQRLADHGVALHHLCTWWDVLAEARAQGSFDAATLAEVEAFLTDPRAWQAANG; translated from the coding sequence ATGAGCCTGACCTTCCCCGCGCGCGACGAGATCGCCCGCCTGACCGCCCGGACGCTGCTGGAGATCAAGGCGGTCGACTTCAACGCCGCCCAGCCCTTCACCTATGCCTCGGGCCTCAAGGGTCCGACCTATGTGGATTGCCGCCGCATCATCAGCTTTCCCCGGGTCCGGGCGACCCTGATGGACTTCATGGCCGCGACCGTCATGCGCGACGCGGGCTTCGAGGCCTTCGACAACGTGGCGGGCGGCGAGACGGCGGGCATCCCCTTCGGCGCGCTGATGGCCGAACGGCTCGGCCTGCCGATGACCTATGTGCGCAAGAAGCCCAAGGGCTATGGCCGCAACGCCCGGATCGAGGGCGTGATGACCGAGGGCCAGCGGGTTCTGCTGGTCGAGGATCTGACCACCGATGGCGGCAGCAAGCTGTCCTTCGTCGATGCGATCCGCGAGACTGGGGCGACCTGCGCCCATACGGCGGTCATCTTCTACTACGGGATCTTCCCCGAGACCGTGCAGCGGCTGGCCGATCACGGCGTGGCGCTGCATCATCTCTGCACCTGGTGGGACGTGCTGGCCGAGGCCCGCGCGCAGGGCAGCTTCGACGCCGCGACCCTGGCCGAAGTCGAAGCCTTCCTGACCGATCCCCGGGCATGGCAGGCGGCAAACGGCTGA
- a CDS encoding replicative DNA helicase, giving the protein MSGLRVIIPGQAEGAEDKQAIPFSLEAEQQLLGALLTNNDVFDRVSQIIKADHFYHPVHARIFDICAERIRRNALASPVTIKAFLDNDDGLKELGGPAYLARMAASAISAYAARDYAQMIREFALRRELMMLGQDISARASSVEVGDDAEEQIKAAEQTLYKLGEAGTAERGFQSFLKAVTGAVQVANAAYQRDGKLSGISTGLIDLDGKMGGLNNSDLIILAGRPSMGKTALATNIAFNIAKCHKLGEKPDGTQGSVEGGVVGFFSLEMSAEQLAARILSEAAEVPSERIRSGNMDEGEFRRFVEAAHALQNCPLFIDDTPALPINQLAARARKLKRTHGLDVLIVDYLQLLKAATAKDSRVNEVSEITQGLKAVAKELNIPVIALSQLSRQVENREDKRPQLSDLRESGSIEQDADIVMFVFREEYYKEREKPSDSDLDAMARWQQVMENVHGKAEVILGKQRHGPIGTVELAFEGQFTRFGNLARDRQTQWD; this is encoded by the coding sequence ATGAGCGGATTGCGCGTGATCATCCCCGGCCAGGCCGAGGGCGCCGAGGACAAGCAGGCCATCCCCTTCTCGCTGGAGGCCGAACAGCAGCTTCTGGGCGCTTTGCTGACCAATAACGACGTCTTCGACCGGGTCAGCCAGATCATCAAGGCCGATCATTTCTATCACCCGGTCCATGCCCGCATCTTCGACATCTGCGCCGAACGCATCCGCCGCAACGCGCTGGCCAGCCCGGTCACGATCAAGGCCTTTCTGGACAATGATGACGGCCTGAAAGAGCTGGGCGGCCCCGCCTATCTGGCCCGCATGGCGGCCTCGGCGATCAGCGCCTATGCCGCGCGCGACTATGCCCAGATGATCCGCGAATTCGCCCTGCGGCGCGAGTTGATGATGCTGGGTCAGGACATCTCGGCCCGCGCCTCGTCGGTCGAGGTCGGCGACGATGCCGAGGAACAGATCAAGGCTGCCGAACAGACGCTCTACAAGCTGGGCGAGGCCGGCACGGCGGAGCGCGGCTTCCAGAGCTTCCTCAAGGCCGTCACCGGCGCCGTGCAGGTCGCCAATGCCGCCTATCAGCGCGATGGCAAGCTGTCGGGCATCTCGACCGGCCTCATCGACCTGGACGGCAAGATGGGCGGGTTGAACAATTCCGACCTGATCATCCTGGCCGGGCGCCCCTCGATGGGCAAGACGGCGCTGGCCACCAACATCGCCTTCAACATCGCCAAATGCCACAAGCTGGGCGAAAAGCCCGACGGCACGCAAGGGTCGGTCGAAGGCGGCGTCGTGGGCTTCTTCAGCCTCGAGATGTCGGCCGAACAGCTGGCCGCCCGCATCCTGTCCGAGGCCGCCGAAGTGCCAAGCGAACGCATCCGTTCGGGCAATATGGACGAGGGCGAGTTCCGCCGCTTCGTCGAGGCCGCGCATGCGCTGCAGAACTGCCCGCTCTTCATCGACGACACGCCGGCCCTGCCGATCAACCAGCTGGCCGCCCGGGCGCGCAAACTCAAGCGGACCCACGGTCTGGATGTGCTGATCGTCGACTACCTGCAGCTGCTGAAGGCCGCCACCGCCAAGGACAGCCGCGTGAACGAGGTCAGCGAGATCACCCAGGGGCTCAAGGCCGTCGCCAAGGAGCTGAACATCCCCGTCATCGCCCTGTCGCAGCTGTCGCGCCAGGTCGAGAACCGCGAGGACAAGCGCCCGCAGCTCAGCGACCTGCGCGAATCCGGCTCGATCGAGCAGGACGCCGACATCGTGATGTTCGTCTTCCGCGAGGAATACTACAAGGAACGCGAGAAGCCCTCGGACAGCGACCTGGACGCCATGGCCCGCTGGCAGCAGGTGATGGAGAATGTCCATGGCAAGGCCGAGGTGATCCTGGGCAAGCAGCGCCACGGCCCCATCGGCACGGTGGAACTGGCCTTCGAGGGCCAGTTCACCCGCTTCGGCAACCTCGCCCGCGACCGCCAGACCCAGTGGGACTGA
- a CDS encoding DMT family protein, with protein sequence MSLPVPVATIGLLLASNVFMTIAWYGHLKFKTAPLVTVIFISWGIAFFEYLMQVPANRMGYGYFSAAQLKTIQEVISLSVFAIFSWIYLGEKLGWQHGVGFSLICLGAWFIFHDFG encoded by the coding sequence CTGAGCCTGCCCGTCCCGGTCGCTACGATCGGGCTCCTGCTGGCCTCGAACGTCTTCATGACCATCGCGTGGTACGGTCATCTCAAGTTCAAGACGGCGCCGCTGGTCACGGTGATCTTCATCAGCTGGGGCATCGCCTTCTTTGAATACCTGATGCAGGTCCCCGCCAACCGCATGGGCTACGGGTATTTCAGCGCCGCCCAGCTGAAGACGATCCAGGAGGTCATCAGCCTCTCGGTCTTCGCGATCTTCTCCTGGATCTATCTGGGCGAAAAACTCGGCTGGCAGCATGGCGTCGGCTTCTCGCTGATCTGCCTCGGCGCCTGGTTCATCTTCCACGACTTCGGCTGA
- a CDS encoding multidrug effflux MFS transporter has translation MLRTPPHMLTLVALSGVSALSMNVFLPSLPGMARDFDVEYGVMQLSVSAYIGASAVLQLLGGPLSDRFGRRPVVIWGLIGFLFATIGTLLATTATTFLIFRLLQSVITVCMLVPRAVVRDLYEGDQAASMLGYVTMGMAVVPMMAPVFGGVLDEAFGWQANFAVMGLLGLAVLVLAWRDMGETVRGGGLALHLQWANYPILARSHRFWGYCLAATLSSGAFFAYLGGAPFVGEQIFGLTPAQVGYWFAAPSIGYITGNFLSARFSPRLGLNLMILMGAVICTAALTLALAVDLAGHIRPLAFFGAIAVMGLGNGMVLPNANAGMMSVRPELAGTASGLGGALAVGGGAALSALAGTLLQPGSGATPLLAIMAASALGSLVAIGWVYRRESHLVGAA, from the coding sequence ATGCTGCGCACCCCGCCCCACATGCTGACACTGGTGGCCCTTTCCGGCGTCTCGGCCCTGTCGATGAACGTGTTCCTGCCCTCGCTGCCCGGCATGGCCCGGGATTTCGACGTCGAGTACGGGGTGATGCAGCTTTCGGTCTCGGCCTATATCGGCGCCAGCGCGGTGCTGCAGCTTCTGGGCGGCCCGCTCAGCGACCGGTTCGGGCGCAGGCCCGTGGTCATCTGGGGGCTGATCGGCTTCCTCTTCGCCACCATCGGCACGCTTCTGGCCACGACCGCGACCACCTTCCTGATCTTCCGCCTGCTGCAATCGGTCATCACCGTCTGTATGCTGGTGCCCCGCGCCGTGGTGCGCGACCTCTACGAGGGCGACCAGGCGGCCTCGATGCTGGGCTATGTCACCATGGGCATGGCGGTGGTGCCGATGATGGCCCCGGTCTTCGGCGGCGTGCTGGACGAGGCCTTCGGCTGGCAGGCCAATTTCGCGGTCATGGGCCTGCTGGGTCTGGCGGTGCTGGTACTGGCCTGGCGCGACATGGGCGAGACCGTGCGCGGCGGCGGGCTGGCGCTGCACCTGCAATGGGCGAACTATCCAATCCTCGCGCGCTCGCACCGCTTCTGGGGCTATTGCCTGGCGGCCACGCTCTCCTCGGGGGCGTTCTTCGCCTATCTGGGCGGCGCGCCCTTCGTGGGCGAGCAGATCTTCGGCCTGACGCCCGCGCAGGTGGGCTACTGGTTCGCCGCCCCCTCGATCGGCTACATCACCGGCAATTTCCTGTCGGCACGCTTCTCGCCCAGGCTGGGGCTGAACCTGATGATCCTGATGGGCGCGGTCATCTGCACCGCCGCGCTGACGCTGGCGCTGGCCGTCGATCTGGCGGGCCATATCCGCCCGCTGGCCTTCTTCGGCGCCATCGCGGTCATGGGCCTGGGCAACGGCATGGTCCTGCCCAATGCCAATGCCGGGATGATGAGCGTGCGGCCCGAACTGGCGGGCACAGCCTCGGGCCTGGGCGGCGCGCTGGCGGTGGGCGGCGGGGCGGCGCTGTCGGCGCTGGCCGGCACGCTGCTGCAGCCGGGCAGCGGGGCCACGCCGCTTCTGGCGATCATGGCGGCCTCGGCCCTGGGCTCGCTGGTGGCGATCGGATGGGTCTACCGCCGCGAATCGCATCTGGTCGGCGCGGCCTGA